The following coding sequences lie in one Labrus bergylta chromosome 5, fLabBer1.1, whole genome shotgun sequence genomic window:
- the mrpl20 gene encoding 39S ribosomal protein L20, mitochondrial — MVFLSLSCWIRSRGPDRYWKVQEVLKHARHFRGRKNRCYSLAVRAVRRALVYATKSRKLKKRNMRTLWITRIAAASREHGMKYPALMHNLTKSSVQLNRRVICDLAVTEPRSFLSLATLARARQQEGFRAALGDGKEPSGVLSRVVLLQ; from the exons ATGGTTTTTCTGTCGCTGTCTTGTTGGATCAGAAGCCGTGGACCTGACAGATACTGGAAAGTCCAAGAAGTTCTCAAACATGCTCGG CACTTCAGAGGCAGAAAGAACCGATGCTACAGTCTGGCTGTGCGGGCGGTGAGAAGAGCTTTAGTGTACGCAACCAAATCTCGTAAGCTTAAGAAACGGAACATGAGAACG CTTTGGATCACACGAATTGCAGCAGCATCACGAGAGCATGGCATGAAGTATCCAGCCCTTATGCACAACCTCACCAAG AGCAGCGTTCAGCTCAACCGGCGTGTTATCTGTGATCTCGCTGTGACAGAACCTCGGTCGTTCCTCTCACTCGCAACGCTGGCAAGAGCTCGGCAACAGGAAGGCTTCCGTGCAGCATTGGGTGATGGAAAAGAGCCTAGTGGTGTTTTATCCCGTGTTGTTCTGCTGCAGTAA